A genomic window from Klebsiella quasipneumoniae subsp. quasipneumoniae includes:
- the dnaE gene encoding DNA polymerase III subunit alpha produces the protein MAEPRFVHLRVHSDYSMIDGLAKTGPLVKKAASLGMPALAITDFTNLCGLVKFYGTGHGAGIKPIVGADFHVQCDLLGDEFTELTVLAANNTGYQNLTLLISRAYQRGYGALGPWIDRDWLVEHQEGLILLSGGRKGDVGVSLIRGNMPLVEQCVSFYEEHFPDRYFLELIRTGRQDEESYLHAAVALAEARGLPVVATNDVRFLDTGDFDAHEIRVAIHDGFTLDDPKRPRNYSPQQYMRSEEEMCELFADIPEALANSVEIAKRCNVTVRLGEYFLPQFPTGDMTTEDFLVMKSKEGLEERLEFLFPDPEVRAKRRPEYDERLDIELQVINQMGFPGYFLIVMEFIQWSKDNGVPVGPGRGSGAGSLVAYALKITDLDPLEFDLLFERFLNPERVSMPDFDVDFCMEKRDQVIEHVADMYGRDAVSQIITFGTMAAKAVIRDVGRVLGHPYGFVDRISKLVPPDPGMTLAKAFEAEPQLPEIYEADEEVKALIDMARKLEGVTRNAGKHAGGVVIAPTKITDFAPLYCDEQGLHPVTQFDKNDVEYAGLVKFDFLGLRTLTIINWALEMINKRREKNGEGPLDIAAIPLDDKKSFDMLQRSETTAVFQLESRGMKDLIKRLQPDCFEDMIALVALFRPGPLQSGMVDNFIDRKHGREEISYPDVQWQHESLKPVLEPTYGIILYQEQVMQIAQVLSGYTLGGADMLRRAMGKKKPEEMAKQRSIFEDGAKKNGVDGELAMKIFDLVEKFAGYGFNKSHSAAYALVSYQTLWLKAHYPAEFMAAVMTADMDNTEKVVGLVDECWRMGLKILPPDINSGLYHFHVNDDGEIVYGIGAIKGVGEGPIEAIIEARNNGGYFRELFDLCARTDIKKLNRRVLEKLIMSGAFDRLGPHRAALMNSLGDALKAADQHAKAEAIGQADMFGVLAEEPEQIEQSYASCQPWPEQVVLDGERETLGLYLTGHPINQYLKEIERYVGGVRLKDMHPTDRGKVTTAAGLVIAARVMVTKRGNRIGICTLDDRSGRLEVMLFTDALDKYQQLLEKDRILIVSGQVSFDDFSGGLKMTAREVMDIDEAREKYARGLAISLTDRQIDDQLLNRLRQSLEPHRSGTIPVHLYYQRADARARLRFGATWRVSPSDRLLNDLRGLIGSEQVELEFD, from the coding sequence ATGGCTGAACCACGTTTCGTACACCTGCGGGTGCACAGCGACTATTCCATGATCGATGGGCTGGCAAAGACCGGGCCGCTGGTCAAGAAGGCGGCCTCGCTTGGCATGCCAGCGCTGGCGATCACCGATTTCACCAACCTCTGCGGGCTGGTGAAGTTCTACGGGACGGGACACGGCGCGGGGATTAAGCCGATTGTCGGCGCCGATTTCCACGTGCAGTGCGACCTGCTCGGCGACGAATTTACCGAGCTGACCGTGCTGGCGGCGAACAACACCGGCTACCAGAACCTGACTCTGCTGATTTCCCGCGCCTATCAGCGCGGCTACGGCGCCCTGGGGCCGTGGATCGATCGCGACTGGCTGGTGGAACATCAGGAAGGGCTGATTCTGCTCTCCGGCGGCCGTAAAGGCGACGTCGGCGTCAGCCTGATCCGCGGCAACATGCCGCTGGTTGAGCAGTGCGTCTCCTTCTATGAAGAGCATTTCCCGGATCGCTATTTTCTGGAGCTGATCCGCACCGGTCGTCAGGATGAAGAGAGTTATCTCCATGCCGCCGTGGCGCTGGCGGAAGCGCGTGGTCTGCCGGTGGTGGCGACCAACGATGTCCGCTTCCTCGACACTGGCGACTTTGACGCCCATGAAATCCGCGTCGCTATTCACGACGGCTTCACCCTCGACGACCCGAAACGGCCGCGCAACTACTCGCCACAGCAATATATGCGCAGCGAGGAGGAGATGTGCGAGCTGTTCGCCGATATTCCGGAAGCGCTGGCAAACAGCGTCGAGATCGCCAAACGCTGCAACGTCACCGTGCGGCTTGGCGAATATTTCCTGCCGCAGTTCCCGACCGGCGATATGACCACGGAAGATTTCCTGGTAATGAAATCGAAAGAGGGTCTGGAAGAGCGGCTGGAATTCCTCTTCCCGGATCCGGAAGTGCGCGCGAAGCGCCGGCCAGAATACGACGAGCGTCTGGATATCGAGCTGCAGGTGATCAACCAGATGGGCTTCCCCGGCTACTTCCTGATCGTGATGGAGTTTATTCAGTGGTCGAAAGATAACGGCGTGCCGGTCGGCCCGGGCCGCGGTTCCGGCGCCGGCTCGCTGGTGGCCTACGCGCTGAAGATCACCGATCTTGACCCGCTGGAATTCGACCTGCTGTTCGAACGTTTCCTCAACCCGGAACGTGTTTCGATGCCCGACTTCGACGTCGACTTCTGCATGGAGAAACGCGACCAGGTTATCGAGCACGTGGCGGATATGTATGGCCGCGACGCGGTATCGCAGATCATCACCTTCGGTACCATGGCGGCGAAGGCGGTCATCCGCGACGTGGGTCGCGTGCTGGGTCACCCGTACGGCTTTGTCGACCGCATCTCCAAGCTGGTGCCGCCCGATCCGGGCATGACGCTGGCGAAAGCCTTCGAGGCCGAGCCGCAGCTGCCGGAGATCTACGAGGCGGACGAAGAAGTGAAAGCGCTGATCGACATGGCGCGTAAGCTGGAAGGGGTGACGCGAAACGCCGGTAAGCATGCGGGCGGCGTGGTTATCGCGCCGACCAAAATCACCGACTTCGCCCCGCTGTATTGCGATGAGCAGGGGCTGCATCCGGTTACCCAGTTTGACAAGAACGACGTGGAATACGCCGGGCTGGTGAAATTCGACTTCCTCGGTCTGCGTACGCTCACTATCATTAACTGGGCGCTGGAGATGATTAACAAGCGCCGTGAGAAGAACGGCGAAGGGCCGCTGGATATCGCCGCCATCCCGCTGGATGACAAGAAAAGCTTCGACATGCTGCAGCGCTCGGAAACCACCGCGGTCTTCCAGCTTGAATCGCGCGGCATGAAAGATCTGATTAAACGCCTGCAGCCGGACTGCTTCGAAGATATGATCGCGCTGGTGGCCCTGTTCCGCCCGGGCCCGCTGCAGTCGGGGATGGTAGATAACTTTATCGACCGTAAGCACGGCCGCGAAGAGATCTCGTATCCGGACGTACAGTGGCAGCATGAAAGCCTGAAACCGGTGCTGGAGCCGACCTACGGCATCATCCTGTACCAGGAACAGGTCATGCAGATTGCCCAGGTGCTGTCCGGATATACCCTCGGCGGCGCGGATATGCTGCGTCGTGCGATGGGTAAGAAAAAGCCGGAGGAGATGGCCAAGCAGCGTTCTATCTTTGAGGATGGGGCGAAGAAAAACGGCGTTGATGGCGAGCTGGCGATGAAAATCTTCGACCTGGTGGAGAAATTCGCCGGTTACGGGTTTAACAAATCGCACTCCGCCGCATACGCGCTGGTTTCTTACCAGACGCTGTGGCTTAAGGCGCACTATCCGGCTGAGTTTATGGCGGCGGTAATGACCGCCGATATGGACAACACCGAAAAGGTCGTTGGCCTGGTGGACGAATGCTGGCGTATGGGGCTGAAAATTTTGCCCCCGGATATTAACTCCGGCCTGTACCATTTCCACGTCAACGACGACGGCGAGATCGTCTACGGTATCGGCGCCATCAAGGGCGTCGGCGAAGGGCCGATCGAAGCGATCATTGAGGCGCGCAACAACGGCGGTTATTTCCGCGAGCTGTTCGACCTCTGCGCGCGGACCGATATTAAAAAGCTCAACCGTCGGGTGCTGGAAAAACTGATTATGTCCGGGGCGTTCGATCGTCTCGGTCCGCATCGCGCGGCGCTGATGAATTCACTGGGCGATGCGCTGAAAGCCGCCGATCAGCACGCCAAAGCCGAGGCCATCGGCCAGGCCGATATGTTCGGTGTGCTGGCGGAAGAGCCTGAGCAGATTGAACAGTCCTACGCCAGCTGCCAGCCGTGGCCTGAGCAGGTGGTGCTGGATGGTGAAAGGGAGACCCTGGGGCTGTACCTGACCGGGCACCCGATTAACCAGTATCTGAAAGAGATTGAGCGCTACGTCGGCGGCGTGAGGCTCAAAGACATGCATCCGACCGATCGTGGAAAAGTGACCACGGCGGCGGGGCTGGTGATTGCGGCGCGGGTAATGGTCACCAAGCGCGGCAATCGTATCGGCATCTGTACCCTGGATGACCGTTCCGGGCGGCTGGAAGTGATGTTATTCACCGACGCGCTGGATAAATATCAGCAGTTGCTGGAAAAAGACCGCATACTTATCGTCAGCGGACAGGTCAGCTTTGATGACTTTAGCGGGGGGCTTAAAATGACCGCCCGTGAAGTCATGGACATTGACGAAGCCCGGGAAAAATATGCTCGCGGGCTTGCTATCTCGCTGACGGACAGGCAAATTGATGACCAGCTTTTAAACCGACTCCGTCAGTCTCTGGAACCCCACCGTTCGGGAACCATTCCAGTGCACCTCTACTATCAGAGGGCGGATGCACGCGCGCGGTTGCGTTTCGGCGCAACATGGCGCGTCTCTCCGAGCGATCGTTTACTCAACGATCTGCGTGGCCTTATCGGCTCGGAGCAGGTGGAACTGGAGTTTGACTAA
- the rnhB gene encoding ribonuclease HII, producing the protein MMEFVYPHTHLVAGVDEVGRGPLVGAVVTAAVILDPAKPIVGLNDSKKLSEKRRLALFDEIKEKALCWSLGRAEPHEIDELNILHATMLAMQRAVAGLSIVPEFVLIDGNRCPSLPMPSLAVVKGDSRVAEISAASILAKVTRDAEMATLDLAFPHYGFAQHKGYPTAVHLQKLQEHGATEHHRRSFGPVKRALGLASN; encoded by the coding sequence ATGATGGAGTTCGTCTATCCGCATACCCATCTGGTTGCCGGCGTCGATGAGGTCGGGCGTGGCCCCCTGGTTGGCGCGGTGGTGACCGCGGCGGTGATCCTCGATCCGGCGAAGCCGATTGTGGGTCTGAATGATTCCAAAAAACTCAGCGAGAAGCGTCGACTGGCGCTCTTCGATGAGATTAAAGAGAAAGCGCTGTGCTGGAGCCTTGGGCGCGCCGAGCCCCATGAAATCGATGAGCTGAATATCCTGCATGCCACTATGCTGGCGATGCAGCGCGCCGTCGCCGGCCTGAGCATTGTGCCCGAGTTTGTTCTGATCGATGGCAACCGCTGTCCGTCGCTACCGATGCCCTCCCTGGCGGTGGTGAAAGGCGACAGCCGGGTGGCAGAAATCAGCGCAGCGTCTATTCTGGCAAAAGTCACTCGTGACGCCGAAATGGCCACGCTGGACCTCGCATTTCCCCACTACGGATTTGCCCAGCATAAAGGCTATCCCACCGCTGTACACCTGCAGAAGCTGCAGGAACACGGCGCAACAGAGCATCACCGGCGCAGTTTCGGCCCGGTGAAGCGTGCCCTGGGCCTGGCGTCCAACTAA
- the lpxB gene encoding lipid-A-disaccharide synthase, producing the protein MAEQRPLTIALVAGETSGDILGAGLIRALKARIPNARFVGVAGPLMQAEGCEAWYEMEELAVMGIVEVLGRLRRLLHIRADLTRRFGELRPDVFVGIDAPDFNITLEGNLKKQGIKTIHYVSPSVWAWRQKRVFKIGRSTDLVLAFLPFEKAFYDKFNVPCRFIGHTMADAMPLDPDKGAARDRLGIPHDVRCLALLPGSRGAEVEMLSADFLKTAQLLRATYPDLQVVVPLVNAKRREQFERIKAETAPDMIVHMLDGQARDAMIASDAALLASGTAALECMLAKCPMVVGYRMKPFTFWLAKRLVKTDYVSLPNLLAGRELVKELLQDECEPQALAAALQPLLADGKTSHEMHETFRALHQQIRCNADEQAADAVLELAKQ; encoded by the coding sequence ATGGCTGAACAGCGTCCCCTGACGATTGCCCTGGTCGCCGGAGAAACCTCCGGCGATATTCTTGGCGCCGGCCTCATCCGCGCCCTCAAAGCACGCATCCCGAATGCGCGCTTTGTCGGCGTGGCGGGACCGCTGATGCAGGCGGAAGGGTGTGAAGCCTGGTACGAAATGGAAGAGCTGGCGGTGATGGGTATTGTTGAAGTGCTCGGTCGCCTGCGTCGCTTACTCCATATTCGCGCCGATTTGACCCGCCGCTTCGGCGAGCTGCGTCCCGATGTTTTCGTCGGTATCGACGCCCCTGACTTCAATATTACCCTCGAAGGGAATCTGAAAAAGCAGGGCATCAAAACCATTCACTACGTCAGCCCATCGGTTTGGGCCTGGCGACAAAAACGCGTTTTCAAAATCGGCAGATCCACCGATCTGGTGCTGGCCTTTCTGCCTTTCGAAAAAGCGTTTTATGACAAATTTAACGTTCCCTGCCGCTTTATCGGCCATACCATGGCGGATGCGATGCCGCTGGATCCTGACAAAGGCGCCGCGCGCGACCGGTTAGGGATCCCGCACGACGTGCGTTGCCTGGCGCTGTTGCCCGGTAGCCGCGGCGCGGAAGTCGAAATGCTCAGTGCGGACTTCCTGAAAACCGCGCAGCTTCTGCGGGCTACCTATCCCGATCTGCAGGTGGTGGTGCCGCTGGTTAATGCTAAACGGCGGGAGCAGTTTGAGCGAATTAAAGCTGAGACGGCGCCGGATATGATCGTGCATATGCTGGACGGCCAGGCGCGAGATGCGATGATCGCCAGCGACGCCGCGCTGCTGGCCTCCGGGACGGCGGCGCTGGAGTGTATGCTGGCGAAATGCCCGATGGTGGTTGGCTATCGCATGAAGCCGTTCACCTTCTGGCTGGCGAAGCGGTTGGTTAAAACCGACTACGTCTCGTTGCCGAACCTGCTGGCCGGGCGCGAGCTGGTTAAAGAGCTGCTGCAGGATGAGTGCGAGCCGCAGGCGCTGGCTGCCGCCCTGCAGCCGCTGCTGGCCGATGGCAAAACCAGCCATGAGATGCATGAGACATTCCGCGCGCTGCATCAGCAGATCCGCTGCAACGCCGATGAGCAGGCGGCGGACGCCGTACTGGAGTTAGCAAAACAATGA
- the lpxA gene encoding acyl-ACP--UDP-N-acetylglucosamine O-acyltransferase, translating into MIDKTAFVHPTAIVEEGAVIGANVHIGPFCIVGANVEIGEGTVLKSHVVVNGHTKIGRDNEIYQFASIGEVNQDLKYAGEPTRVEIGDRNRIRESVTIHRGTVQGGGLTKVGNDNLLMINAHVAHDCTLGDRCILANNATLAGHVSLDDYVIIGGMTAVHQFCVIGSHVMVGGCSGVAQDVPPFVIAQGNHATPFGVNIEGLKRRGFSREAITAIRNAYKLLYRSGKTLEEAKPEIAELATQHPEVQPFVDFFARSTRGLIR; encoded by the coding sequence GTGATTGATAAAACCGCTTTTGTTCATCCTACCGCCATTGTTGAAGAAGGCGCCGTGATTGGTGCTAACGTCCACATTGGTCCGTTTTGTATTGTTGGCGCCAACGTCGAAATCGGCGAAGGCACCGTACTGAAGTCTCACGTTGTCGTTAACGGCCACACCAAAATCGGCCGTGACAACGAGATCTATCAGTTCGCTTCCATCGGCGAAGTTAACCAGGATCTGAAATATGCTGGCGAACCAACCCGGGTGGAAATTGGCGATCGCAACCGCATTCGCGAAAGCGTCACCATTCATCGCGGCACAGTACAGGGCGGTGGATTAACAAAGGTGGGCAACGATAACCTGCTGATGATCAACGCCCACGTGGCGCACGATTGTACGCTTGGCGATCGCTGCATCCTGGCCAATAACGCGACGCTCGCTGGCCATGTTTCGCTGGATGATTATGTCATTATCGGCGGCATGACTGCGGTGCACCAGTTCTGCGTCATTGGCTCACACGTTATGGTTGGCGGCTGCTCCGGCGTAGCGCAGGACGTTCCGCCGTTCGTGATTGCCCAGGGCAACCATGCGACGCCGTTCGGCGTCAACATCGAAGGTCTGAAACGCCGCGGCTTCAGCCGGGAAGCGATTACCGCGATCCGCAACGCGTATAAACTGCTGTACCGCAGCGGCAAGACGCTGGAAGAAGCCAAGCCGGAGATCGCCGAACTGGCGACTCAGCATCCTGAAGTTCAGCCGTTTGTCGATTTCTTCGCCCGCTCTACCCGCGGCTTGATTCGTTAA
- the fabZ gene encoding 3-hydroxyacyl-ACP dehydratase FabZ, which translates to MTTDTHTLHIEEILELLPHRYPFLLVDRVLDFEEGRFLRAVKNVSVNEPFFQGHFPGKPILPGVLILEAMAQATGILAFKSVGKLEPGELYYFAGIDEARFKRPVVPGDQMIMEVTFEKTRRGLTRFKGVALVDGKVVCEATMMCARSREA; encoded by the coding sequence TTGACTACTGACACTCATACTCTGCACATTGAAGAGATTCTGGAACTTCTGCCTCACCGTTACCCGTTCCTGCTGGTAGACCGCGTGCTGGATTTTGAAGAAGGTCGTTTTCTGCGCGCAGTAAAAAATGTTTCTGTAAACGAGCCGTTTTTCCAGGGGCATTTCCCTGGTAAGCCGATTTTGCCGGGCGTCCTGATTCTGGAAGCAATGGCGCAGGCCACCGGGATTCTGGCATTCAAAAGCGTTGGAAAACTGGAACCAGGCGAGCTGTATTACTTCGCGGGTATCGATGAAGCACGTTTCAAACGCCCGGTAGTACCAGGCGATCAGATGATTATGGAAGTCACTTTCGAGAAAACCCGCCGCGGCCTGACCCGTTTCAAAGGCGTTGCGCTGGTTGACGGTAAAGTGGTTTGCGAAGCGACGATGATGTGTGCGCGTAGCCGGGAGGCCTGA
- the lpxD gene encoding UDP-3-O-(3-hydroxymyristoyl)glucosamine N-acyltransferase: MPSIRLADLAQQLDAELHGDGDIVITGVASMQSAKTGQITFMVNPKYREHLAACQASAVVMTQDDLPFAHSAALVVRNPYLTYARMAQILDTTPQPAQDIAPSAVIDPTAKLGINVAIGANAVIESGVELGDNVVIGAGCFVGKNTKIGAGSRLWANVTVYHEIEIGENCLIQSSTVIGADGFGYANDRGNWVKIPQLGRVIIGDRVEIGACTTIDRGALDDTVIGNGVIIDNQCQIAHNVVIGDNTAVAGGVIMAGSLKIGRYCMIGGASVINGHMEICDKVTVTGMGMVMRPISEPGVYSSGIPLQPNKAWRKTAALVMNIDEMSKRLKAIERKVNQQD, translated from the coding sequence ATGCCTTCAATTCGACTGGCTGATCTTGCGCAGCAGTTGGATGCAGAATTACACGGTGATGGCGATATCGTCATCACCGGCGTTGCGTCCATGCAGAGCGCGAAAACGGGCCAAATCACTTTCATGGTCAACCCTAAGTACCGTGAACACCTGGCCGCTTGCCAGGCTTCTGCCGTTGTGATGACGCAGGATGATTTGCCTTTTGCCCATAGCGCCGCGCTGGTAGTGCGTAATCCCTACCTGACCTACGCGCGCATGGCTCAAATTCTGGATACCACGCCGCAGCCGGCACAGGATATCGCGCCGAGCGCGGTTATCGATCCGACGGCGAAGCTGGGTATCAACGTTGCCATCGGCGCCAACGCCGTTATCGAATCCGGGGTAGAGCTGGGCGATAACGTGGTCATCGGCGCAGGCTGCTTCGTTGGGAAAAATACGAAAATAGGCGCCGGCTCGCGTTTGTGGGCCAATGTGACCGTTTACCATGAGATTGAGATCGGCGAGAATTGCCTGATCCAGTCCAGCACGGTGATCGGCGCGGATGGCTTCGGCTACGCCAACGATCGCGGCAACTGGGTGAAGATCCCGCAGCTGGGTCGCGTCATTATTGGCGATCGCGTGGAGATCGGCGCCTGCACCACAATTGACCGCGGCGCGCTGGACGATACCGTGATTGGCAACGGGGTTATCATTGATAACCAGTGCCAGATTGCGCATAACGTGGTGATTGGCGACAATACCGCGGTTGCCGGCGGTGTCATCATGGCAGGCAGCCTGAAAATCGGCCGCTACTGCATGATTGGCGGCGCCAGCGTGATTAACGGCCATATGGAAATCTGCGATAAGGTCACCGTCACGGGGATGGGGATGGTGATGCGTCCTATCAGCGAACCTGGCGTATACTCCTCCGGTATTCCGCTGCAGCCGAACAAGGCGTGGCGTAAAACCGCTGCGCTGGTGATGAATATTGACGAGATGAGCAAGCGCCTGAAAGCGATTGAGCGCAAGGTTAATCAACAAGACTAA
- the skp gene encoding molecular chaperone Skp: MKKWLLAAGLGLAMVTSAQAADKIALVNMNSLFQQVAQKTGVSNTLENEFKGRASELQRMEGDLQSKMQRLQSMKPGADRTKLEKDVMAQRQTFSQKAQAFEQDRARRSNEERGKLVTRIQTAVQSVAKDQSIDLVVDANAVAYNSSDVKDITADVLKQVK, encoded by the coding sequence GTGAAAAAGTGGTTATTAGCTGCAGGTCTGGGTTTGGCAATGGTAACTTCCGCTCAGGCGGCAGATAAAATTGCCCTGGTGAACATGAACAGCCTGTTCCAACAGGTTGCCCAGAAAACTGGCGTTTCCAACACGCTGGAAAACGAGTTCAAAGGCCGCGCTAGCGAACTGCAGCGTATGGAAGGCGACCTGCAGTCTAAAATGCAGCGTCTGCAGTCCATGAAGCCGGGCGCCGATCGTACCAAACTGGAAAAAGACGTGATGGCTCAGCGCCAGACCTTCTCCCAGAAAGCGCAGGCGTTTGAACAGGATCGCGCTCGTCGTTCCAACGAAGAGCGTGGTAAACTGGTGACCCGTATCCAGACTGCCGTACAGAGCGTAGCGAAAGATCAGAGCATCGATCTGGTGGTTGACGCGAATGCCGTTGCATACAACAGCAGCGATGTAAAAGACATCACCGCTGATGTGCTGAAACAGGTTAAATAA